Below is a genomic region from Deltaproteobacteria bacterium.
GAGCGTCGAATCGGTCGTTGGAAAAACAAATTTATGGAGATGGGAGGGAGGAAATGTCTGGTCGAAAGTGTATTAAGAATTCAGCAGGCTTTACGCTCCTTGAGGTTCTCATCGCCCTGGTGATTCTCGTGGTTGGTCTCCTGGGGGCCCTTTTGCTCCAGACCACGGCAATTCAGGGGAACGCCTTTTCAAGAGAACTGCAGACCGGCGTGGTGCTCGCGGAAGACCTCCTGGAGCAGGTCAGAGTTCTCGAATACGATGATCCCCTCATCTCGAGCAACGTAGCCGACAACCCACATGAAAATGTTGAACTGGCCGGTGTGGCAAATCCAATAGACGAGCAGGGCGCAAGCGGGGGCATCTATGTCAGGAGGTGGACGGTTGTCGACACCAAGCCCAACTCCAAAACGATTTCGGCGACGGTGAACTGGGCCATAAAGGGAGAAGCCCATTCGGTGACATTGACCACCGTCAAATCTGGAGATTTATGATGAAAAGAAAATTTAGGCTTACAGAATACCGGGGTTTTACCCTGGTTGAGATGATGGTTTCCCTCGTTATCTCGTCACTGGTGATCGCGTCGGCATTTTTGACCTACAACCTCCACCACAATACCTTTACCACGGAATCGCAGATAACGGACATGCAGTATGCGGGAAGCACCGCCATGGACATCATCACGAAGGACATCAGGGAATCAGGATTCGGTGTGCCCGACAGTCCGAATATCAATGGCCAGACCACCTCATTCGACTTTACCGATGCCGGGGTCGATTCGGGACCGGACAGCTTTATCGTCCTGGGGGGGTTCAGAAAGGTTGGCGAGGTAAACGGTGCCGTAAATCCCGGCGCCACGACGTTCGAGATCACATACGAGCCGGGTGCCCCGACGCTCAATGCGACGACCCGCGGGTATATCACCTTAGATGGCCTCACCTATCTTGATATCACATCGGTCTCGGGAACCACCATTACCGTGAGCGGGTCGACGCCGGTTGATCGCTACTATCCGAGCAAACGGTGCGTGTACCTCATAGAAAATGTTGCATACTTCGTCAACGGTAACATTCTTTACCGGAGCTCGCCAACGTACAACACCGCAAATGACGTGAACGGTGATGGGTACGGCGACCAGCCGATTGCCGATAATGTGGATGACCTCCAGCTTTCCGAAATCGACTCCGACGGCGATGGCGTTACCGACAAGGTGAAGGTTTCTCTCCTCGCCAGAACAGAGCGGGAGGTAATGAACGCCGTTCAGCCAGATGCGGCAAGCGTGGTCCTCGAAAACAACACGACGGGATCAAATGACTTTTTCAGGAGAAGGGTACTTCAAATGGAGGTATCCCTCCGGAATCCGGTGAGGTGAGATATGAGAAACGAGCGAGGAATAGTTCTGGTAACGGTCATGGTCCTTCTCGTCGTCGTGACCTTTATAGGGATGATGTCCATCTCAACCACCACGACGGGGATAAAGATCGGCGGCAACAAGAGCCTCAAGAAACGGAACATGCACGCCGGGGAAGCCGGGATCGAATACTCGGTGCCCCTGATCGGGGAAACGGTGTACGATCGCTCCTTTCCCATAGACTACGATTCCCTCCGGAACGCCTCCGTCGCGGATATTGTGAACGAGATCACCGGCGCACCCGGAGATATCGACCTGGATGATACGATTGACAGCGCAGACCCGACGAGTTCCGTCTTCGCTCCCGATCTCGCCTTTCCCGTCGACAGCACGGTGGTCAACACGGATATCGACTTTCTCTACACCACGACCCTCCAGGGATCTTCGATCGAGTACGCTTCGGGATATCTCGGCGTCGGGAAGGGAGTAAGCAGCGCCGGTGCGATAGTCCACTACAGGATTAACGTGATCGCGCAGGGAGCGCTTGGCTCGACGGCCAGGATAGGGTCAATCTACCGGTATATCATCATGTGATCGGTGTGAGAGATGAAGAAAAGAAAAAAACATGGAAAAAAGCACGGAACCGTCAGATATTCCCATGGAATTTCTTTCGCCCCATGTGAACCAGGAGGTGTTACATGAATATGCATATAAACAGAAGCCGGGCGGGAAAGAATGATAGGAAGTGGAGAAAGCCTCCCTTTATCGCCCTGTTTCTCGTGTCTCTTGCTGTGGCTTCTATCATCATAACCCTGCCGGCCAAATCTCCGGGAGCTCCCTGTGACCCTGCTGATTACGTGAACATTTCCTCTGCAGGATACAATGCCGTTCCCCCCTTTATCACGAAGGGGGGAGGGACACCGAACGTTCTCGTTTTGTTTGCCAATTCGGCTGACCTCTACGAGTTTGCCTACAAAGTGGTCGAAAAATATGACAGAAACGGCGACGGACTGCCGAACGATTGCAACGCCGGCACCTCATTTTGCACCATCGACGCAAGTTTCGATCCGAACACCAGATATTACGGCTATTTCGAAATAGGGGCCATGTACCGCTACGATTCGGGGGGATATTTTGTCGCCGACTTGGCAGGAGGCCTGCCGGGGAATTTCCTGAACTGGCTCACCATGCGAAAGATAGACATCCTGAAGAAAGTGGCCATCGGGGGGAAATACCTAAACAGAGCGCAGAAAAATACGCCCAAGTTGCTCGAAGGCCAGAGCAAACCCAACCATCAGCCGAATAGCACGGCAGAGATAGAGCAGATGGCTCACTGGGACTATTTCAAAACCTACAATGGCGGTTACTACATGCTCGACGGCGACTCAAACAGCGGAATAGTGAAGGTCTGCACCGACAGCACCTGCAGTGACTTCGCCGAAAAGTTCGAAATAAAGATCCTGAACCCCACATCCCCCACAGGAGTCCTCCACACCTTCGTCGACGAATACCTTGACGGAAGTGACGATGCGGTCCGCTTCGGACTCATGACGCTCAACGAGGGGAACAGATTCGAGGGCGGGAAATCGAACGAGTTCGACGGCGGCGACGTGAGAATTCCCGTTTCCCAGTCATCGCGGAACGATTTTTTCTCCGGCCTTGCAAACGCCGACCCGCTCGCCCACAACCCCCTTGGCGAATCGCTGTACCAGGCGGTACGGTACTTTCAAAATGGTCCTAACGCCTATCACAGCGGGAATGCCGGAACAAACGACCCCGTAACGGAAAACCCCTGCGAGAAGAACTTCGTGATCATCCTCACCTCGGGGGAATCGACGAAAGACAAGAACCTTCCCGGGACGAGCTTTTCAGGAGTGAGCCTGGCACCGGTGATGGATGCCGACTTCAACGTGGTGAACTACATGAACGAGATCGACGCCATCGAAGGAGCGCCCCCCGACAACAGGGACAGCGACCTCCTCGAGCCGACCGTCCCGGACCACGACGGGACCTATTACCTCGGAGGTGTCGCGTATTACGCGCACACCAACGATTTAAGGGACGACGTGGACGGATATCAGAATCTCACGATATACACCGTCTACGCCTTCGGGAGTTCGAGCAAGGGGGAGCAGCTTTTGAAGGAAACGTCGAAATACGGGGGCTTCGAGGATGTCGACGGGGACAACCAGCCAGGGTTACCCTCCGAGTGGGATTCGAACGCGGATGGAATCCCCGACACCTACTTTCCCGCCAGCAGCGGGCCAGCGCTCGAAGCCCAGCTGAAAGCCGCGTTGCTGGATATCCTGAAGAGATCCTCCTCCGGGACGGCGGCTTCGATTCTCACCACTTCGGGGAAGGGGGACGCGGTCATTTACCAGGCGCTCTTCTACCCGAACACGACGGCCGACAAGTTCGGGACCGATAGCGTGAGCTGGGTAGGGAACCTCACTTCACTGTTCATCGACAAGAAGGGCAACGTGAGGGAGGATTCGAACGGGAACTGGAGGCTGGATACAACGGGCGCCTGCGGGAGCACCGCAGACCCGGGCGATTGCATAATCAAGATGGATTACGATGTGGTCCAGGGAGCGGTAGCCTACCGGTACGAGGACACCAACGGCAACGGCCTCCCCGATGACAACAGCACTGCAGATGACTTCAAGAGCAAGGGGGGATTCCTTCCCATAGAGAACGTAAAGACGATATGGGACGCCGGCAAACTGCTCCTTGCACGGAACGTAACCTCCAATCCGAGAAAGATCTTCGTCGATTATGCCTATACCGGATACTATGACTTCAACGACACCAATGCGTCCCTGTGGAGGGATTACCTGAGGGCAGCAGACGACACGGAGGCGGCAAAGATAATAAATTATCTCCACGGGGAAGCGGTTTCCGGATTCAGGCCCAGGACGGTGACGTACAAGGGGACGACGGGGGTCTGGAAGCTGGGCGATATCATCAACTCGTCTCCCGTGGCCGTCAGCCGGCCGAAGGAAAACTACGATCTCATTTACGGTGACTCGACCTACAGGAAGTTTTTCGAGAAATACAGGGACAGGAGGGTCATGGTATACGTCGGGGGGAACGACGGCATGCTCCACGCTTTCAACGGGGGATTCTATAACTCGGCGCAGAAGCAGTTCTACAAAAATCTGGACACCTCCTCCGACCCGGCCGTTTACGATAACAGCAGTTCGCTACAGCTCGGCCAGGAGATGTGGGCGTATCTGCCGAAGCAGCTGCTCCCCCACGTGAAATGGCTGACCGAGACGTCTTACAAAGACACGGGACATGTCTACTACGTGGACCTTACGCCGAAGGTGGTCGACGCCAGGATATTCGAGAGCGAATTCAGTGACCCGAGCGGCACCCACCCCTACGGCTGGGGGACGATACTCATCGGCGGCATGAGGTTCGGCGGCAGGCCGATAAATATTTGCAACGGCGGGGTTGAAGAAACGCTTGCCTCGGCTTACTTCGCCCTGGATATCACCGACCCGGAGAGCCCACCGAAGCTTCTTTGGACCTTTGTCCCGAACAACGGCACGCTTACGAACGGATTTCCCGGTGTGGCGAGAGTCCTTGGCCGCGACATCAACGGCGACATAACCGCTTCGGGTGACAAGTGGTACATGATAGTCGGATCCGGGCCGAAGGACTTTGACGCCAATTCCAACATCACCACGTCGACACTTGTCAATGGAGAGCTCTACGTGGTCGAAATGAAATCGGGTGTCCCGGTTCGGACCTTTACGACGTCGGAGGGCATCGTCGATGCGGGAGGATTCTTCGCCGATACGATAACGGTCGATGCAAACGTTTATCTCCGGGGTGACCCCGTGGTCGACGTTGTGTATTCGGGGCAGAGCTATTTTAACAGCGCCTCCTCATCCTACCGGGGGAAGATGTACCGGTTGAACACGAAAAATTCGCCTGACCCATCGCAGTGGGTCCTGTCAACCCTCTTTTCATCGGACGAGCCGATAACTTCGGCGCCGTCGGCAGCACTGGACGGAAAAGGGAACCTGTGGGTGTTTTTCGGGACCGGGAAGTTCATCGGTTCGGCGGACAAAAACTCAACCGACAGCGGCGTGTTTTACGGGATCAAGGACACAGCGCAGCCGTGGCTGTCCCCCCACACCAGCACCGTGGAGATCCTGAAAAACAACCTCTTCAACTCCACCAATACCACAGTAAGCTCAGGGGGGAGCACGGTAACATCCCTCGAGGAATCACTGTCCTACAACAACTGGAGCGGCCTGATGCTCGAGATTGACGCGAGCGACGGGTGGTACATAGACCACGCGTCCATCACCACCGACGACCTCTACAACAGCGACCCTGCCCTGAACCAGCACCTCGGGGAGCGGGTGATATCGAAGCCAACCGTTCTTGGCGGCCTGGTCATCTGGCCCACCTACCAGCCGACGCAGGGCACCAACTCCTGTGTCTTCGAAGGAAACAGCAATATCTACTCTGTTTATTACGAGACGGGTACGGCCTTCAAGCAGTATGTCTTCAGCGATGAGAAGGTATCTCAACCAACGACGGTATCCAGGAGCAAATCCCTGGGTTACGGCATGCCCTCATCCATCGGCGCGATCGTGACTGAGAGCGGAGGTATAAAAGGCTTTTCGCAGCAGTCGACCGGGTCGATTTTGGAGATAGAGGCTATAAGCACGTACAGCCTGAAGCCCGGGCTCGAGGGGTGGAAGGAAGATAATTTGTGATACGAGGCGGAAAAAGGCCCGGAAAATTCCCGCGGAAGTTTCCGGGCCTTCCATGATAGGGAACGATAAAAGGAGGCTTGAACCACATGGGTAGCTTTCCAGGGTCAAAGGCGCTGTCACTCGCGGCTCTATGCGTTCTGTGTGTTGTTTTTGCTGCCTGTTCTGAGAATGTTTCGCAACCGGTAAAAAAAGACCGGGCAGTGCCGCAGGTAGAGGGAAAAACAAAAAGTGCCCCCGTTGCGGGAAGAAAGGACGGGCTGAGTGAGCAAAGAGAGGCCGTCCTGGTTCCTGAAAACCCCACCGTAGGTGATACCCTGAAGGTTGAAATCGCTGGCGGGGGAGGCGAAAATATTCCCCCCTTTACGGTGAGCTGGTATGTGAACGAGGATCTCTTTGAGAGGGGAGGGGATAACCTGGACCTCTCATCCCTGAGGCGGGGCGACTGGGTGTACGCGGAGGTGGAATTTGACGCGCAGGGCTATGAAACCCTCGTAACGGGGGTTACGAGCATTGCCAACTCGCCCCCGAGAATAATCTCGCTCGACACGGAGACGGCGGCTGCCGGCGGGGCGTTCTTCTTACAGGTAAATGCAGCAGCCGTCGACCCCGACGGAGACGCCGTAGCATATGGTTACCGGTTCTTCGTCAACGACGAACCCGTCCATGAGGGCAGCGGGAGAAAGCTCGACATTACGAAGCTGAAAAGAGGGGACAGGGTTTACTGCGCTGTCAGCCCCAGCGATGGGCAGATAAAAGGCGAGGAAAAGACCA
It encodes:
- a CDS encoding prepilin-type N-terminal cleavage/methylation domain-containing protein, with the translated sequence MSGRKCIKNSAGFTLLEVLIALVILVVGLLGALLLQTTAIQGNAFSRELQTGVVLAEDLLEQVRVLEYDDPLISSNVADNPHENVELAGVANPIDEQGASGGIYVRRWTVVDTKPNSKTISATVNWAIKGEAHSVTLTTVKSGDL
- a CDS encoding prepilin-type N-terminal cleavage/methylation domain-containing protein, which encodes MKRKFRLTEYRGFTLVEMMVSLVISSLVIASAFLTYNLHHNTFTTESQITDMQYAGSTAMDIITKDIRESGFGVPDSPNINGQTTSFDFTDAGVDSGPDSFIVLGGFRKVGEVNGAVNPGATTFEITYEPGAPTLNATTRGYITLDGLTYLDITSVSGTTITVSGSTPVDRYYPSKRCVYLIENVAYFVNGNILYRSSPTYNTANDVNGDGYGDQPIADNVDDLQLSEIDSDGDGVTDKVKVSLLARTEREVMNAVQPDAASVVLENNTTGSNDFFRRRVLQMEVSLRNPVR